The following DNA comes from Streptococcus canis.
CAAGGTTTGACTAGCAAGGTTATATTCCAAATCACGGTAACGCAAAATCTGAACACGAATGGAGTAGGCAACACCAATCCAGCCAGTAATACAGAAAGCTAAAATCAAATTCCAGAAACCTGCACCTAATGAATAGGTCAAAACAATGATAATGAGCATGGAAGGGATATTTGAAATAACGTTATAAATTTCAATCATAACTTTATCAAATGCTTTGGAGACTCCCCAAATAGCACCTAAAATAACCCCAACGGTGACGTTAATCAGTGTTGCAATAACAGAAATTAAGATAGAGTTACGGGCACCATACCAGACACCATCAAATAAGGATTGACCATTTTTATCTGTTCCAAACCAATAGTCAGCATTTGGCCAAATATAGCGTTTTGAAAAGTCGTTAATATTGCTTACATCACCAAAGTCATAGTTAGCGAACATTGGGTAAATAAAACTCATCAATAAAATTGTCACTAAAATCATTAACATGAAAATCGTTGATTTTTTAGAGAAAAATTGACGGAATACTGACTTCCAATAAGAATAAGCTGGGGCATCAATTACTTCGGAGGCTCTACTATCGCGCTCAACAAATCGAAATTTAGATTTATCAATCGTTTCCATTACTTACCTCCTTTTTTAGTTGATAATTTAATACGTGGATCGACAAGTGTCATAGCAATATCTCCTAGTAAGAGTGAGATAATTGACAAGACGGTAAAGATAAAGGTTAATCCAACAATCATTGAGTTGTTGGCTGATTTAATAGAATCAATCAACATTTTACCCATACCCGGGAAGGCAAAGACAGTCTCTGTTAAGGTTGCTCCACCGATGGTAAGAATAATACTTGCCGGAATCCCTGACACAATTGGGACCATAGCATTTTTAAAGAGATGCCCTCTGTAAATTTCAGATTCTGACAACCCTTTTGAGCGCGCAAAACGCACCCAGTCACTGGCCTGAAGGTCAACAAGGTAGCGACGGAACCAGATAACTGTAGTTGGAATATTTAAAATTCCTAAAATAAGGGCTGGTAAAATATAAGATTTAGGGTTAGATGCTCCAAGCATTGGGAAACTATCTGGTAAACCAACCATGCTTCCTAGGAAGCGAACAACATAGATCACAGCAATACTTGGTAAAGCAAGCATGAAGGTCATGGTTGCTGTTGAAAAACGGTCAAAGTAGGTATTTTTAAAGCGAGCCATAAATAAACCAAGTGGTAAACCAACAATATAGGAAAACATAACGCCAAAGAATCCAATAACAAATGAATTATGAATCATTGAAGGATCCACATAATTATTAATAGTTTTAGTGTAGGAATCTCCCTTACCATAATTTACCTTGGTAATATCATCCAATGATTTTGGATTTTTGTAGCTACGGCTATAAATATCCACTGACGATTTCTTAGTTACACCTGATGGGAAGGTCACATCTTGAAGAGCTGTTCGACCTTGTCCTTGTGAAATGACTTGAAGAACTGGAATGTTACTGTATGTTGGGTAAGATGTTCCTAAGTTTAGGGTAACGAAGTTTTGGTGAAGATAAGGAAACTTACCGTTAGCATAGACAAGGTATTTGTGTTGTGTCCCTGACCCCACTAAAGCCCAACCAATCGATTTATCATTTTCAAGACGAATATATCTGGCTAAATTAGGATTGTCCTCGTCTTGGATCTTCCAAGGGTGGTCAATAACAACTAGGTTTGAGAAGAAGTTCCAAACACGTTCGTAAATAGGAATATGACGAGTAGCATAAAATTTTTTGCTGACAGGGAAGCGTTTTAACTGCCAACCATTGCCAAGCGAATCAATATATTTCTCATAAATAGCCTTGTTAGCACTAGTGGCTTCTGTTGTTACACTACTATCTACTTTAGAAGCATTATCTTTCAATTCTTTGCT
Coding sequences within:
- the oppC gene encoding oligopeptide ABC transporter permease OppC; the encoded protein is METIDKSKFRFVERDSRASEVIDAPAYSYWKSVFRQFFSKKSTIFMLMILVTILLMSFIYPMFANYDFGDVSNINDFSKRYIWPNADYWFGTDKNGQSLFDGVWYGARNSILISVIATLINVTVGVILGAIWGVSKAFDKVMIEIYNVISNIPSMLIIIVLTYSLGAGFWNLILAFCITGWIGVAYSIRVQILRYRDLEYNLASQTLGTPMYKIAVKNLLPQLVSVIMTMLSQMLPVYVSSEAFLSFFGIGLPTTTPSLGRLIANYSSNLTTNAYLFWIPLVTLILVSLPLYIVGQNLADASDPRSHR
- a CDS encoding ABC transporter permease, encoding MKKYILNRILRSLVSVVLVTALTYTIVYTLVPVGLIFKQDPNYNKMTTTPDKKADYENLTFQRMGYINYFSSKELKDNASKVDSSVTTEATSANKAIYEKYIDSLGNGWQLKRFPVSKKFYATRHIPIYERVWNFFSNLVVIDHPWKIQDEDNPNLARYIRLENDKSIGWALVGSGTQHKYLVYANGKFPYLHQNFVTLNLGTSYPTYSNIPVLQVISQGQGRTALQDVTFPSGVTKKSSVDIYSRSYKNPKSLDDITKVNYGKGDSYTKTINNYVDPSMIHNSFVIGFFGVMFSYIVGLPLGLFMARFKNTYFDRFSTATMTFMLALPSIAVIYVVRFLGSMVGLPDSFPMLGASNPKSYILPALILGILNIPTTVIWFRRYLVDLQASDWVRFARSKGLSESEIYRGHLFKNAMVPIVSGIPASIILTIGGATLTETVFAFPGMGKMLIDSIKSANNSMIVGLTFIFTVLSIISLLLGDIAMTLVDPRIKLSTKKGGK